Proteins encoded within one genomic window of Halorussus salilacus:
- a CDS encoding gamma-glutamylcyclotransferase family protein, with translation MDAFVYGTLTDPERVARVVSAFEFRGDAVLDGLHRVEGEYPTLAPGGSVRGRILRTPDVEALDAEAEWPGNGPFAGRVRAFVGEREVVVRPRGRE, from the coding sequence ATGGACGCGTTCGTCTACGGCACGCTCACCGACCCCGAGCGGGTCGCGCGAGTGGTCTCGGCGTTCGAGTTTCGCGGCGACGCGGTCCTCGACGGCCTCCACAGGGTCGAGGGCGAGTACCCCACGCTCGCGCCGGGCGGGTCGGTCCGCGGCCGCATCCTCCGCACGCCCGACGTGGAGGCGCTGGACGCCGAGGCCGAGTGGCCCGGGAACGGACCCTTCGCCGGGCGAGTCCGGGCGTTCGTCGGCGAGCGCGAGGTCGTCGTTCGACCGCGCGGCCGTGAATGA
- a CDS encoding MATE family efflux transporter, protein MAEQVLRTLMRTTDIVVTGLFSPAAVAAIGLADLYARLPLRIGLGLGGGAIALSSQDTGSDATANRDEAVTQAILVGALSGIPFVLFGFLAGETAISILGAPSNVAEMGGTYLAVIFATAPARHVALVGARSLQGTGDTRTPMYVNVVSNLLNIGGTVALGLGVGPFPRWEIVGVGVATAFGNLFTAVALVAAIRWGLTEASFARPSDLTIARQLLTVSAPRIAEGLVATVAEFPFNSILLAFGTDVNAAYQIGRRMYQQVTGPLSRGYSVASSVVVGQALGEGDPDRARFEGWATGALALLTVGAIGVVLFFGADWFVEFFTDDAATLDYAADFARVYGLSAPFLALFVVLSGSLQGGSDTTTPFVARTTGMFGLLVGFSWVVGVHLDYGVVGVYAGIFLYYVWALAVVAAGFRWGGWADRAAKMMEERGSVEEA, encoded by the coding sequence ATGGCCGAGCAGGTGTTGCGCACCCTGATGCGGACCACCGACATCGTCGTCACCGGCCTGTTCTCCCCCGCGGCGGTCGCGGCCATCGGCCTCGCCGACCTCTACGCCCGCCTCCCCCTTCGAATCGGCCTCGGTCTCGGCGGGGGCGCGATAGCCCTCTCCAGTCAGGATACGGGAAGCGACGCCACCGCCAACCGCGACGAGGCCGTCACGCAGGCCATCCTCGTCGGCGCGCTCTCGGGGATTCCGTTCGTCCTGTTCGGCTTCCTCGCTGGCGAGACCGCGATATCGATTCTGGGCGCGCCCTCGAACGTCGCCGAGATGGGCGGCACCTACCTCGCGGTCATCTTCGCCACCGCGCCCGCTCGCCACGTCGCGCTCGTCGGCGCGCGCTCGTTGCAGGGGACCGGCGACACGCGCACGCCGATGTACGTCAACGTCGTCTCGAACCTCCTCAACATCGGCGGTACGGTCGCGCTCGGCCTCGGGGTCGGCCCGTTCCCGCGCTGGGAGATCGTCGGCGTCGGCGTCGCCACCGCGTTCGGCAACCTCTTCACCGCGGTGGCGCTCGTCGCGGCCATCCGCTGGGGACTGACCGAGGCGTCGTTCGCCCGGCCGAGCGACCTCACCATCGCCCGCCAGCTCCTGACGGTCAGCGCGCCGCGAATCGCGGAGGGCCTCGTCGCGACCGTCGCGGAGTTCCCGTTCAACTCCATCCTGCTCGCGTTCGGGACCGACGTGAACGCCGCCTACCAGATCGGTCGCCGGATGTACCAGCAGGTCACCGGACCCCTCTCGCGGGGCTACAGCGTCGCCTCCAGCGTGGTGGTCGGGCAGGCGCTCGGCGAGGGCGACCCCGACCGCGCGCGGTTCGAGGGGTGGGCGACCGGCGCGCTCGCCCTGCTCACGGTCGGGGCCATCGGCGTGGTGCTGTTCTTCGGGGCCGACTGGTTCGTCGAGTTCTTCACCGACGACGCCGCGACCCTCGACTACGCCGCCGACTTCGCCAGGGTGTACGGCCTCTCCGCGCCGTTCCTCGCGCTGTTCGTCGTCCTCTCGGGGTCACTGCAGGGCGGCAGCGACACCACGACCCCGTTCGTCGCCCGGACCACCGGGATGTTCGGCCTGCTGGTCGGCTTCTCGTGGGTGGTCGGCGTCCACCTCGACTACGGCGTGGTCGGCGTCTACGCCGGTATCTTCCTGTACTACGTCTGGGCGCTCGCGGTCGTCGCCGCGGGGTTCCGGTGGGGCGGATGGGCCGACCGAGCCGCGAAGATGATGGAGGAGCGCGGGAGCGTCGAGGAGGCCTGA
- a CDS encoding MATE family efflux transporter: MIRELVRRRSRLVSVWRRVFELSWPVATEQVLRNLMRTTDVLVTGLFSPAAIAALGLADLYGRLPYRIGMGIGGGAIALSSQDTGSGATENRDEAVTQALLLGILFGVPFVIFGVTFGDVAISMLGAPENVVTMGGTYLAIIFATTPARHLTLIGTRSLQGIGDARTPMYINVASNLLNIAGTVALGLGLGFFPELEIVGVGIATAVGNVFSATVMVAILWSNRTPIGFTRPTDFTITRQLFSVSVPRIAEAGVVTITEFPFNAILLMFGTNVNAGYQVARRIYQQLNAPLSRGYSVASSVLVGQAVGEGNIDDAHFNGWATAGLGLSTVGLFGIGLHLYANQIVLLFTSDSTTIRYATEFTQIYGLIAPLLVLYLVFVGGLQGGSDTRTPLFIQTVGLVILRLGLAYVVAVALGYGLSGVYAAIVVYYVWLMVAAGTEFYRGTWADRATEMMIQRGSGDTR; the protein is encoded by the coding sequence ATGATCAGGGAACTCGTCCGTCGCCGCTCGCGTTTGGTTTCCGTTTGGCGGCGGGTGTTTGAGCTTTCTTGGCCAGTAGCGACCGAGCAAGTTCTTCGAAATCTTATGCGAACGACTGACGTTCTTGTGACTGGTCTCTTTTCGCCTGCAGCAATTGCGGCACTCGGACTCGCAGACCTCTACGGTCGACTTCCGTATCGGATTGGGATGGGTATAGGCGGCGGTGCTATTGCACTTTCGAGTCAAGACACGGGAAGCGGTGCAACCGAGAACCGCGACGAGGCCGTTACACAGGCGTTGCTCCTCGGTATCCTATTCGGCGTTCCATTCGTAATTTTCGGTGTCACGTTCGGCGATGTCGCCATCTCGATGCTGGGTGCTCCCGAAAATGTGGTCACAATGGGAGGAACGTATCTTGCTATCATCTTTGCGACGACGCCCGCTCGCCACCTCACACTAATCGGTACTCGCTCACTTCAGGGAATCGGTGATGCTCGAACTCCAATGTACATCAACGTCGCTTCGAATCTCCTCAATATTGCTGGCACGGTCGCGCTGGGACTCGGTTTAGGCTTCTTTCCTGAACTCGAAATCGTCGGTGTCGGAATCGCGACCGCTGTTGGAAACGTGTTCTCGGCAACTGTGATGGTGGCCATCCTCTGGAGCAACCGGACGCCAATCGGATTCACTCGCCCGACAGATTTCACGATCACTCGTCAGTTGTTTTCTGTTAGTGTGCCACGTATCGCTGAAGCCGGGGTTGTTACTATCACAGAATTTCCGTTCAACGCTATTTTACTCATGTTCGGGACGAACGTCAACGCCGGGTATCAGGTCGCAAGACGAATCTACCAACAACTCAATGCACCGCTCTCACGGGGATACAGTGTCGCGTCAAGCGTTCTCGTCGGACAAGCCGTCGGTGAGGGTAACATTGACGATGCGCACTTCAACGGTTGGGCAACTGCTGGGTTAGGACTCTCGACCGTTGGACTCTTCGGAATTGGACTGCACCTATACGCTAACCAAATTGTTCTATTGTTTACTTCTGATTCGACTACAATACGGTACGCGACAGAATTTACCCAAATCTACGGCCTCATCGCCCCGCTCCTCGTTCTCTATCTCGTGTTTGTGGGGGGATTGCAGGGAGGGAGCGATACCCGGACACCGCTTTTTATTCAGACAGTCGGTCTGGTTATTCTGAGACTCGGTTTGGCCTACGTTGTGGCCGTTGCGCTGGGATATGGCCTGAGTGGGGTTTACGCGGCCATCGTCGTTTATTACGTTTGGCTGATGGTCGCTGCCGGTACAGAATTTTATCGAGGTACGTGGGCAGACCGTGCTACGGAAATGATGATACAGCGCGGAAGTGGGGATACGCGCTAG